One Rosa chinensis cultivar Old Blush chromosome 5, RchiOBHm-V2, whole genome shotgun sequence genomic region harbors:
- the LOC112167627 gene encoding protein ILITYHIA isoform X1 — translation MNLRMLKNGIRCPTATVDTKAEETMMKEKMWYVISQNEPSLLPIPLASKLLTKDCMACVDLLEVMLVEHLRRLLLIHVNGGRSRRKKRGAEGADILHQWWQK, via the exons ATGAATCTTAG GATGTTGAAAAATGGAATTAGATGCCCAACTGCAACAGTTGACACCAAAGCAG AGGAGACCATGATGAAGGAAAAGATGTGGTATGTGATATCTCAAAATGAGCCATCACTTCTTCCAATACCCTTG GCTTCAAAATTGCTGACTAAGGACTGCATGGCATGTGTTGATCTTCTTGAAGTCATGCTGGTGGAACATTTGCGGAGGTTACTATTAATACACGTAAA TGGTGGCagaagtagaagaaagaagagaggagCAGAAGGAGCAGACATATTACATCAGTGGTGGCAgaagtag
- the LOC112167627 gene encoding protein ILITYHIA isoform X2: MNLRMLKNGIRCPTATVDTKAEETMMKEKMWYVISQNEPSLLPIPLASKLLTKDCMACVDLLEVMLVEHLRRLLLIHVKSRRKKRGAEGADILHQWWQK, encoded by the exons ATGAATCTTAG GATGTTGAAAAATGGAATTAGATGCCCAACTGCAACAGTTGACACCAAAGCAG AGGAGACCATGATGAAGGAAAAGATGTGGTATGTGATATCTCAAAATGAGCCATCACTTCTTCCAATACCCTTG GCTTCAAAATTGCTGACTAAGGACTGCATGGCATGTGTTGATCTTCTTGAAGTCATGCTGGTGGAACATTTGCGGAGGTTACTATTAATACACGTAAA aagtagaagaaagaagagaggagCAGAAGGAGCAGACATATTACATCAGTGGTGGCAgaagtag
- the LOC112167627 gene encoding protein ILITYHIA isoform X4 yields MNLRMLKNGIRCPTATVDTKAEETMMKEKMWYVISQNEPSLLPIPLASKLLTKDCMACVDLLEVMLVEHLRRSRRKKRGAEGADILHQWWQK; encoded by the exons ATGAATCTTAG GATGTTGAAAAATGGAATTAGATGCCCAACTGCAACAGTTGACACCAAAGCAG AGGAGACCATGATGAAGGAAAAGATGTGGTATGTGATATCTCAAAATGAGCCATCACTTCTTCCAATACCCTTG GCTTCAAAATTGCTGACTAAGGACTGCATGGCATGTGTTGATCTTCTTGAAGTCATGCTGGTGGAACATTTGCGGAG aagtagaagaaagaagagaggagCAGAAGGAGCAGACATATTACATCAGTGGTGGCAgaagtag
- the LOC112167627 gene encoding protein ILITYHIA isoform X5, with protein sequence MNLRMLKNGIRCPTATVDTKAEETMMKEKMWYVISQNEPSLLPIPLASKLLTKDCMACVDLLEVMLVEHLRRLLLIHWWQK encoded by the exons ATGAATCTTAG GATGTTGAAAAATGGAATTAGATGCCCAACTGCAACAGTTGACACCAAAGCAG AGGAGACCATGATGAAGGAAAAGATGTGGTATGTGATATCTCAAAATGAGCCATCACTTCTTCCAATACCCTTG GCTTCAAAATTGCTGACTAAGGACTGCATGGCATGTGTTGATCTTCTTGAAGTCATGCTGGTGGAACATTTGCGGAGGTTACTATTAATACAC TGGTGGCagaagtag
- the LOC112167627 gene encoding protein ILITYHIA isoform X6, with protein MNLRMLKNGIRCPTATVDTKAEETMMKEKMWYVISQNEPSLLPIPLASKLLTKDCMACVDLLEVMLVEHLRRLLLIHK; from the exons ATGAATCTTAG GATGTTGAAAAATGGAATTAGATGCCCAACTGCAACAGTTGACACCAAAGCAG AGGAGACCATGATGAAGGAAAAGATGTGGTATGTGATATCTCAAAATGAGCCATCACTTCTTCCAATACCCTTG GCTTCAAAATTGCTGACTAAGGACTGCATGGCATGTGTTGATCTTCTTGAAGTCATGCTGGTGGAACATTTGCGGAGGTTACTATTAATACAC aagtag
- the LOC112203773 gene encoding probable alpha-amylase 2 encodes MDEPNTGLDPTSRHNLWNVVKRTTQDCAIILTNSHRQHIISWIDGIGQLSVAFDFTTKGVLQEAVKGQLWRLCDPQGKPPSVIQ; translated from the exons ATGGATGAGCCTAACACTGGACTTGATCCAACTTCAAGACATAATCTATGGAATGTTGTGAAGCGGACAACACAAGATTGTGCGATCATCCTAACAA ATAGCCACAGACAGCATATAATAAGTTGGATTGATGGCATAGGACAGCTATCAGTTGCATTTGACTTCACAACCAAGGGAGTTCTTCAG GAAGCTGTCAAGGGACAATTATGGAGATTATGTGATCCCCAAGGGAAGCCACCAAGTGTAATACAGTAG
- the LOC112167627 gene encoding protein ILITYHIA isoform X3 — MNLRMLKNGIRCPTATVDTKAEETMMKEKMWYVISQNEPSLLPIPLASKLLTKDCMACVDLLEVMLVEHLRSGGRSRRKKRGAEGADILHQWWQK, encoded by the exons ATGAATCTTAG GATGTTGAAAAATGGAATTAGATGCCCAACTGCAACAGTTGACACCAAAGCAG AGGAGACCATGATGAAGGAAAAGATGTGGTATGTGATATCTCAAAATGAGCCATCACTTCTTCCAATACCCTTG GCTTCAAAATTGCTGACTAAGGACTGCATGGCATGTGTTGATCTTCTTGAAGTCATGCTGGTGGAACATTTGCGGAG TGGTGGCagaagtagaagaaagaagagaggagCAGAAGGAGCAGACATATTACATCAGTGGTGGCAgaagtag